The segment GTAGGAATGGTGAAGTTGTACATCGGCGCCGCAATCACTACCGCGTCAGCGGCCAGGAACTGCGCAAGGGTATCGGCACTCAATTGGGCTTCATGTTTCTGTGCCGCATCACGCAGCTCAGCCGGTGTGCCCGCCGCCACCAGGGTTGCGGCCGAGAAATGTTCAATGGCCTCTGCAGCCAGATCGCGATAGCTCACCTCTACGTCAGGGTCGGCAGCCTGCCAGGCCTTGACCACTTCACGGCTCAACTGACGCGAAGCCGAGTTGTCGCCCAGAATGCTCGAATCGATATGCAACAGTTTCATGTGTGATCTCCAAATGAGGACCGCTACTGGGCGATCTGATGAAGTAGATGCTACCGATGAAAGTAATCGACGATAAGTTAGCCATCGTGCGATAGTTCGTCCCACCCATAGGACAGTGAGCCCGTCATGCAAGACCTCAATGACTTGTATTACTTCGCCAAGGTGGTCGAAGCCGGTGGCTTTGCCGCTGCGGGTCGATTGCTGGGGATTCCGAAGTCGCGCCTGTCGCGCCGGGTGGCCGAGCTTGAAGAGCGCCTTGGCGCCCGCCTGCTGCAGCGTACTACCCGCCAACTCAAGCTCACGGCCGTGGGTGAGCGCTACCTGCGTCACTGCCAGGCCATGTTGCTTGAGGCCGAAATGGCCGACGAGGCAGTGGCCAGCATGTCCAGCGAGCCGCGAGGCCGCCTGCGCGTATCGTGCCCTGTGGGCCTGGCTCACGAGTTCATGCCCGGCGTGATCAGTTCGTTTCTGCAGGCCTACCCGCTTGTGCAGCTGGAAGTCAGCCTGCTCAACCGTCGCGTCGATCTGGTCACTGAAGGCATTGATGTCGCCTTGCGCGTGCGTGAAGAAGGCGATGAAGATCCGTTACTGGTCACGCGGCGTTTGCGCCAGGCCCGCACCGTGATGGTGGCCAGCCCCGGATTTGCCCGCCAGTGGCCGGTCAATACCCCGGAAGACTTGAAAAACGTGCCGCTGCTGGGTGCCCTTGAACCTGATCGCATGGTTCATCTGCGCATGCTCGACGAACAGGGCAAGGCCAGCAACCTGGTACTGGAAGCGCGCCTGGGCATTGATGATTTTGTCGTGCGCAAAGCCTGCACCCTGGCCGGCCTGGGCTTTACCGTACTGCCCATGATGTATTGCGAACAGGAACTGCTGGACGGGCAGCTGGTTCAAATCCTGCCCTCATGGACCCTGCCAGGGGGCTGGCTGCATGCGGTTTACCCCCACAGACGCGGGGTGATGCCTGCCGTCAGGGCCTGGATCGACCATTTGGTTGAATCATTCGAAAGGTGTGGAGACAAACTGCTATGAGCCAGATGACCCAGCATGACGTAGCCCAATTCTGTCGCAGCCTGCCGGACGTCAAGGAAGTGGTGCAATGGGGAGGCGTTCAGGTGTTTTATGTCGACCAGAGGAAAATGTTCGCCCTGCTCAACCTCAACCGCGACGGGCTCTCGTTCAAGGTCGAGAAAGAATTGTTTCTGGGCTATGTCGATCGTCCGGGCATACACCCGTCGCCGTATCTGGCGCGGGCGTTCTGGATCAACATGCAAGCGCCCTACCCGATGGGCGCTGCAGAACTGCAAGACCTGTTGCGACGATCCCATCAACTGGTGGTCGCCAAGCTGGCAAAAAAACGTCAGATCGGCTTATTGCTTTAATCGCTACAGGTTCGCAAAGGTCATTTTCACGAACAGAATGTCAATCCAGATCACCTGGTGCAAAGCCACGATCAGCCAGAAAAACACCTGGTAAGACACCTTGCGGGTTTTGTGGCGAAACACCTGTTGCGCCACCAAGGCTCCCGGCCATCCGCCCAGTAGCTCAACCCCGTGCAGCACATTTTCCGGGGTGCGCCACTGGCCAGTCCTGGCCTGCTGCTTGTCGTACCAATACAGGCCAAACGCAAGAACGCTGGCAACTGCATAGGCCAGCAAGGGCAACCGGCTGCCCCCGGTGAGCAGTACATTCACCGAACCGCCCAGTGGCAATGCACAGAGCAGCGCCAATATCGCCAGCTTGAGTTTCAAGCCGCGAATCGGCGCCCCCTGGCGCTCACGCATACCGGCATGCTCGCGCCGGTCCTTGACCTTGGTTTTCACGCCGAAGCCGCAGACCAGTCGATCCAGCCGAACTGCCAGGTGGCCAGAATCAGCAAGCCAAACCCGATGCGATACCAGGCGAACACGGCATAACTGTGGTTCGAAATGAACTTCAGCAATGCCCGTACCGCGATCATGGCGAAGATAAACGAGGTCACAAAACCAATCGCGAACACTGGCAAGTCGTCAGGCTGGAACAGATGACGGTACTTGTAGCCCGAGTACACCGCCGCACCGACCATGGTTGGCATGGCCAGGAAGAATGAAAACTCGGTCGCCGCCTTGCGGGACAAGCCAAACAGCAGGCCGCCGATAATGGTCGAGCCCGAGCGCGAAGTGCCTGGAATCATGGCCAGACATTGCGCAAAGCCGATTTTCACCGCGTCTTTCCAGGTCATGTCGTCCACTGTTTCGGCACGAATCACGTGTTGGCGACGCTCAGCCCACAACATGATGACACCACCCACCACCAGTGCCGTGGCAACGGTAATCGGGTTGAACAGGTACTCGTGAATCACATCGGCAAAAATCACTCCCAGCACCACAGCAGGCATCACCGCGATGATCAGGTTGGTGGTAAAACGGCGCGCCTCTGGTTTAGTGGGCAAACCGATGACAACGTCGATGATCTTGCGACGAAATTCCCAGACAACAGCCAAAATGGCGCCCAGCTGGATGATGATGTTGAACGCCATCGCCCGCTCGCCGCCGAAGTTCAGCAAGTCGGCCACGATAATCTGGTGACCGGTGCTTGAGATCGGCAAAAACTCCGTCAAGCCCTCAACGACGCCAAGTATCAACGCCTGAGCGGCAGTCCAAAGATCCATTATTCCCCCATAAAGCCCTGCCTCATGCAGAGCTGATTAGTCTTGATTAAGTGTTTGCCACCGCTGCCCTGAAGTGGGTTACAGGTGCGACATGTTCCCCAGAACGGTGTGAAAAAACTGTCAGAAATCAATAAAGATGAAGCTTTGCCAATTTCGGCCGAGATCCTATCAGACACGTTCTACTTTCGCTGCTATGACATGACTTCGGTTTCGTCTGACAGGCAAGTCTGAAAAAAGTTGTTCTGCGAAACACCACAAGAAGAAAAACAGGAGTGAACATTTATGAATACCCTGCGCGGGTTGTCCATCAGCCGTCGTTTATGGCTGATTCTGATCGTTGCAATGGCGATGCTGCTGGCGTTGGGCTTATTGATGCTAAAGCAGATACATGACGATTTGTATGAAGGCAAAGCCCAGAAGACCCAACATGTGGTGCAGGCCGCCAGTGGCGTGCTCAGCTACTACCACGGCCTGGAGACGGCCGGCAGCTTGAGCCGTGAAGCGGCACAGCAGCAGGCTCTGAGCGTGATCAGCACACTGCGCTACGACAATGACGACTATTTCTGGATCAACGACCTGCGCCCGTACATGGTCATGCACCCCACCAACCCCAAGCTCGATGGCAAGGACCTGTCCGCCATCAAAGACCCGGACGGGTTCGGGATTTTTAACGAAATGGCACACCTGGCCAAAACCAGGGGCGCGGGCATGGTTGACTACCGCTGGCCAAAACCCGGCGCGCAAGATCCGGTGCAAAAAACCTCCTATGTGCAATTGTTCGAGCCTTGGGGCTGGGTCATCGGCTCTGGCGTCTACATCGACGACATGCAGGCCGAATTCCGCGCCCAGGCCTGGAAAGCCAGTTGGGCAGGCCTGGGCATAGCGCTGGTCATGGCGCTGCTGGTCACCCTCATTGCCCGCAGCATTGTGCGACCGCTGCAAGAGGCGGTGCAGGCCATGGCCAATATTGCCAGCGGTGAAAGCGACCTGACCCGTAGCCTCGATACCCACGGCCGGGATGAAGTCACCCTTCTGGCACAGCATTTCAATGCTTTTACCGCCAAGCTGCGCAATGTGATCAGCCATCTGCAGTCCACCGCCACGGCACTTGAGCAGTCTTCCACTGAGCTGGGCAATGACGCGACCGACGCCCAGCAGCGCAGCCAGCAGCAGGCCCTGCAAATGGATCAGGTCGCCACGGCAATCAACGAAGTGACGTACGCAGTGCAAGAGGTGGCCAAGAACGCCGAGCATGCTGCCGGCGAAATGCGCGGCGCCCAGTCCCAAGCCGAGCTTGGCCAGCAAAACATCGACAGCAGCCTGCAACAGATCGACCAACTGTCCGGCACCATCAATCAGGCAGTCGACGTCATCCGGACCCTGGCCACGCAAAGCAGCGAAATCGGCAGCGTGCTTGAGGTGATCCGCTCGATTGCCGAACAAACCAACCTGCTGGCGCTCAACGCCGCCATCGAAGCGGCCCGCGCAGGCGAGCAAGGGCGTGGCTTTGCCGTTGTGGCCGACGAGGTCCGGCTGCTGGCCCAGCGCACGCAAAAATCCACGGCCGAAATCCAGACCATGATCGAAGGCTTGCAGAAGCACTCCGAAGCCGCGGTCAATGTCATCGGCACGAGTAGCCGGGCCTCTCAACTGACCATCGAACAAGCCACCCAGGCCGGGCAA is part of the Pseudomonas sp. ML2-2023-3 genome and harbors:
- a CDS encoding methyl-accepting chemotaxis protein is translated as MDQVATAINEVTYAVQEVAKNAEHAAGEMRGAQSQAELGQQNIDSSLQQIDQLSGTINQAVDVIRTLATQSSEIGSVLEVIRSIAEQTNLLALNAAIEAARAGEQGRGFAVVADEVRLLAQRTQKSTAEIQTMIEGLQKHSEAAVNVIGTSSRASQLTIEQATQAGQSLTSIGHALNNLNDLNASIASATLQQAHVVEDINQNVTQAAQLSQGTAQAAEQSSAASAHLKELSVQLNGLLRQFRV
- a CDS encoding FMN-dependent NADH-azoreductase; translated protein: MKLLHIDSSILGDNSASRQLSREVVKAWQAADPDVEVSYRDLAAEAIEHFSAATLVAAGTPAELRDAAQKHEAQLSADTLAQFLAADAVVIAAPMYNFTIPTQLKAWIDRIAVAGQTFRYTEAGPEGLCGNKKVIVVSTSGGLHVGQATGVAHEDYLKVMLGFMGITDVEFVRAHGLAYGDEVRTKALNDAQAHINQDLFSAA
- a CDS encoding MmcQ/YjbR family DNA-binding protein; protein product: MTQHDVAQFCRSLPDVKEVVQWGGVQVFYVDQRKMFALLNLNRDGLSFKVEKELFLGYVDRPGIHPSPYLARAFWINMQAPYPMGAAELQDLLRRSHQLVVAKLAKKRQIGLLL
- a CDS encoding DUF1294 domain-containing protein, whose amino-acid sequence is MRERQGAPIRGLKLKLAILALLCALPLGGSVNVLLTGGSRLPLLAYAVASVLAFGLYWYDKQQARTGQWRTPENVLHGVELLGGWPGALVAQQVFRHKTRKVSYQVFFWLIVALHQVIWIDILFVKMTFANL
- a CDS encoding undecaprenyl-diphosphate phosphatase, whose product is MDLWTAAQALILGVVEGLTEFLPISSTGHQIIVADLLNFGGERAMAFNIIIQLGAILAVVWEFRRKIIDVVIGLPTKPEARRFTTNLIIAVMPAVVLGVIFADVIHEYLFNPITVATALVVGGVIMLWAERRQHVIRAETVDDMTWKDAVKIGFAQCLAMIPGTSRSGSTIIGGLLFGLSRKAATEFSFFLAMPTMVGAAVYSGYKYRHLFQPDDLPVFAIGFVTSFIFAMIAVRALLKFISNHSYAVFAWYRIGFGLLILATWQFGWIDWSAASA
- a CDS encoding LysR substrate-binding domain-containing protein yields the protein MQDLNDLYYFAKVVEAGGFAAAGRLLGIPKSRLSRRVAELEERLGARLLQRTTRQLKLTAVGERYLRHCQAMLLEAEMADEAVASMSSEPRGRLRVSCPVGLAHEFMPGVISSFLQAYPLVQLEVSLLNRRVDLVTEGIDVALRVREEGDEDPLLVTRRLRQARTVMVASPGFARQWPVNTPEDLKNVPLLGALEPDRMVHLRMLDEQGKASNLVLEARLGIDDFVVRKACTLAGLGFTVLPMMYCEQELLDGQLVQILPSWTLPGGWLHAVYPHRRGVMPAVRAWIDHLVESFERCGDKLL